One window of Neptuniibacter halophilus genomic DNA carries:
- the ptsP gene encoding phosphoenolpyruvate--protein phosphotransferase, with protein sequence MENAILQLSQLLHKVSNEADPALQVKLIVDSVSELFGTDVCSLYLLNEQRESVLFASHGLKAERPVPLAEGKGLIGRVITSKHLINVADAAHEEGFELIPGIGEQAFKSFCAVPLVKQGQSVGGLVVQSRRAEALPAESEALLVTLAAQLAWIVPDLQQLKGRTAVNLRIPGVRGAPGIAVAEVYVLSSCSLEQVQPDRCADPDAELQRWRELRLEVAESLSREKAHLSNNISDQSFSGIFDAYQLLLEDPALNRMVEAEISGGADIPTAAKRVFSNFADGFRALDDPYLASRADDLIHLGNKVLSVYNSVSLAVADRPQGPVILYGVDVSVSDIAAFPEGHVVGIICSQGSHLSHTAVLANAIGIPAVLGIGRQHHLNKGEEVVLDADNACIIQHPTRSLRNEYRRAGKRILQETQALRQLRELPAQTLDGHPVRLMVNSGLTNDIGPGLESGAEGIGLYRTEIPFMTCQAFPTEAEQVQIYSEIIQAFSGRPVCMRVLDIGGDKQLPYFPISDEMNPALGWRGIRFCLDNAHLLLSQIRAMLVAAGLGQQLHILIPMVSDKQQILAFKQLLADAIRQLQEEGVAVEAPAVGCMIEVPAAISQIPFWADELDFISIGSNDLSQYLLSVDRNNPRVAALYDPVHPAVIHEINRVVAQAQKAGLKISLCGELASEPVAVVLLVGMGLRSLSLGAAYLPKIKKLIRLIDQQRASEVLQQALTRQSAAEVRAVVEQYLQEAGFLPPA encoded by the coding sequence GTGGAAAACGCAATACTGCAACTGTCCCAGTTGCTGCACAAAGTCAGTAACGAAGCGGATCCTGCCCTGCAGGTAAAGCTGATTGTCGATTCGGTCAGTGAGCTGTTCGGCACCGATGTCTGCAGCCTCTATCTGCTGAATGAACAGCGCGAGTCAGTGTTATTTGCTTCCCACGGTCTGAAAGCCGAGCGGCCGGTGCCGCTGGCTGAAGGTAAAGGTCTGATTGGTCGGGTAATCACTTCAAAGCACCTGATTAATGTGGCGGATGCCGCCCATGAAGAGGGCTTTGAGCTGATTCCGGGCATCGGCGAACAGGCTTTCAAAAGCTTCTGTGCAGTACCGCTGGTCAAACAGGGACAGAGTGTGGGTGGTCTGGTAGTACAGAGTCGCCGCGCTGAAGCCTTGCCGGCGGAGTCGGAAGCGCTGCTGGTGACGCTGGCCGCGCAACTGGCGTGGATCGTGCCCGATCTGCAGCAACTCAAAGGCCGGACGGCGGTGAATCTGCGGATTCCCGGTGTTCGCGGCGCCCCCGGTATTGCGGTGGCGGAGGTCTATGTTCTCAGCTCCTGTTCACTGGAGCAGGTTCAGCCGGATCGTTGTGCAGACCCGGACGCCGAGCTGCAGCGCTGGCGCGAACTGCGTCTGGAGGTGGCTGAGAGTCTCAGTCGGGAGAAAGCCCATCTCAGCAACAATATCTCTGATCAGAGCTTTTCCGGTATTTTTGACGCTTACCAGCTACTGCTGGAAGACCCGGCCCTGAACCGGATGGTTGAAGCGGAGATCAGTGGCGGTGCGGATATACCTACTGCGGCGAAACGGGTCTTCAGCAATTTTGCCGACGGCTTCCGCGCGCTGGATGATCCCTATCTGGCCTCGCGTGCGGATGACCTGATCCACCTCGGCAATAAAGTGCTGAGTGTTTATAACTCGGTTTCACTGGCCGTGGCTGATCGCCCGCAGGGCCCGGTCATTCTCTATGGCGTGGATGTCAGTGTGTCGGATATTGCGGCCTTTCCGGAAGGCCATGTGGTGGGGATTATCTGCTCACAGGGCTCGCACCTGTCGCATACTGCCGTACTGGCCAACGCAATCGGTATTCCTGCGGTACTGGGCATCGGCCGTCAGCATCACCTGAACAAAGGTGAAGAGGTGGTGCTGGATGCGGATAACGCCTGCATTATCCAGCATCCGACCCGTTCGCTGCGTAATGAATACCGGCGTGCCGGAAAACGCATCCTGCAGGAGACACAGGCACTGCGCCAGTTGCGCGAGCTGCCTGCGCAAACGCTGGATGGCCATCCCGTCAGGCTGATGGTGAACAGCGGCCTGACCAACGATATCGGCCCGGGTCTTGAGAGCGGGGCGGAGGGGATCGGTCTGTACCGTACTGAGATTCCGTTTATGACCTGTCAGGCGTTCCCGACCGAAGCGGAGCAGGTTCAGATCTACAGCGAAATCATTCAGGCTTTCAGTGGCCGGCCGGTGTGTATGCGGGTACTGGATATCGGTGGTGATAAGCAGTTGCCGTACTTTCCGATCAGCGATGAGATGAATCCGGCGCTGGGCTGGCGGGGTATCCGTTTCTGCCTCGATAATGCGCACCTGTTGCTGAGCCAGATCCGGGCGATGCTGGTGGCTGCCGGGCTGGGTCAGCAGTTACATATCCTGATCCCGATGGTCTCGGATAAACAACAGATTCTGGCGTTTAAGCAGTTGCTGGCGGATGCCATTCGTCAGTTGCAGGAGGAGGGCGTGGCGGTGGAAGCGCCTGCGGTGGGCTGCATGATCGAAGTGCCGGCCGCAATCTCGCAGATACCGTTCTGGGCTGATGAGCTGGACTTCATCTCCATCGGTTCCAATGACCTGAGCCAGTACCTGCTCTCGGTAGATCGTAATAACCCCCGGGTCGCTGCGCTCTACGATCCGGTGCATCCGGCGGTTATCCATGAGATTAACCGGGTGGTGGCGCAGGCACAGAAAGCGGGCCTGAAGATCAGCCTCTGTGGCGAACTGGCCTCGGAGCCGGTGGCGGTAGTGCTGCTGGTCGGGATGGGACTTCGCTCTCTCAGTCTGGGGGCTGCCTACCTGCCGAAAATTAAAAAATTGATCCGGCTGATCGACCAGCAGCGGGCCAGTGAGGTACTGCAGCAGGCGCTGACCCGGCAGAGTGCGGCGGAGGTTCGTGCGGTGGTGGAGCAATACCTGCAGGAAGCCGGTTTTCTGCCTCCGGCCTGA
- a CDS encoding DUF3095 family protein, protein MDQFYRNLPGFDDISALAQNQHYRAVPDEWLVAVLDVRESTQAIERGRYRDVNFIGAAAISTLLAQISRELPFVFGGDGACVLIRPEMADQATQLLASLCYYAQQQFSLRVHSGLVSVRELRQLGSDVLVAKYNSTHHFAQAMFKGGGLSLAEKRVKSDPALQIQAAPLLPRDQVFAGLTCRWKPIPASKGSTLCVLVQATGKDESAIIGQVLSELESGLGYPLSTCNPITMQQARYQSFFHNLRRHLRVSSHWFSKAFFSELYELLLTVLLFNLKGFRHFSAVDNYVRKIPRHCDFQKYDDTLRMVLDCSADEVEKITKALQPFAGRGEIAFGLHRSGAAQMTCYVESLSDGEHLHFVDGTGGGYAMAAKQLKRQQAKHSSKPEQAQAAG, encoded by the coding sequence ATGGATCAGTTCTACCGTAACCTTCCCGGCTTTGATGATATCTCCGCGCTGGCGCAGAATCAGCATTACCGCGCCGTACCCGATGAATGGCTGGTCGCGGTACTGGATGTCCGTGAGTCGACTCAGGCGATTGAGCGGGGCCGCTACCGCGACGTGAATTTTATCGGCGCGGCGGCCATCTCAACCCTCTTGGCACAGATCTCCCGTGAACTGCCGTTTGTCTTTGGTGGTGACGGTGCCTGCGTACTGATCAGGCCAGAGATGGCAGATCAGGCGACACAGTTACTGGCTTCGCTTTGCTATTACGCCCAACAGCAGTTTTCTCTGCGGGTACACAGTGGCCTGGTCAGCGTCCGCGAATTACGTCAGTTGGGCAGCGACGTCCTTGTGGCCAAGTACAACAGCACGCACCATTTCGCTCAGGCGATGTTCAAAGGCGGCGGTTTGAGTCTGGCCGAAAAACGGGTGAAATCGGATCCGGCCCTGCAGATTCAGGCCGCGCCCCTGCTGCCGCGGGATCAGGTTTTTGCTGGCCTGACCTGCCGCTGGAAGCCGATCCCGGCGAGCAAGGGCTCCACCCTCTGTGTTCTGGTACAGGCTACCGGCAAGGATGAATCTGCCATCATCGGTCAGGTACTGAGCGAACTCGAAAGCGGTCTCGGTTACCCCCTCTCCACCTGTAACCCGATCACGATGCAACAGGCCCGATACCAGTCATTTTTCCACAACCTGCGCCGCCATCTGCGCGTTTCCAGCCACTGGTTCAGCAAAGCCTTTTTCAGCGAACTGTATGAACTACTGCTGACGGTGCTGCTGTTCAACCTGAAGGGATTCCGCCATTTTTCCGCTGTGGATAACTACGTCCGTAAGATTCCGCGGCATTGTGATTTCCAGAAGTATGACGACACCCTGCGTATGGTGCTGGACTGCTCTGCGGACGAAGTGGAAAAGATCACAAAGGCGTTACAGCCATTCGCCGGGCGTGGCGAAATAGCCTTTGGCCTGCACCGTTCCGGTGCTGCGCAGATGACCTGTTACGTTGAGAGCCTGAGTGACGGGGAGCATCTGCATTTTGTCGACGGCACCGGTGGCGGTTACGCCATGGCGGCAAAACAGCTTAAGCGCCAACAGGCAAAACACAGCAGCAAACCGGAGCAAGCGCAGGCAGCCGGCTGA
- a CDS encoding GGDEF domain-containing protein: protein MADQIHYLEQELTQLLQTDSGLFRFLESSTLDGLWFWDLENPDNEWFSEGFWKTLGFDPAGKKHLASEWQDLINPDDLKLSLENFHAHCADPSHPYDQVVRYRHQDGSTVWVRCRGMAIRNAAGKPIRMLGAHTDITSQKNIEERYLHNLKSLEQQYAETRLALEEIDQLFHAMPDAVLQVDADGNIVRANSAATTLFGYSQQTLSSMKVEQLIPKQHREGHIRHRQAYSADPSIREMGQRGKEFFCQTKSGAQVPVEIKLSPVKTRFGMNTIAVVRDISENESLKRNLEKTRRVNKDLYSQATTDSLTGINNRACFNERAAVEFLRARRLFLKASVMMIDIDDFKRINDELGHLQGDLVLKKVADLIKGNVREYDIFARYGGEEFVVYMPETAADTALEIAERIIHTIRNHRDLDEIQGMEKLPTLSIGLAELEAEDYSLTPLIERADNALYDAKRSGKNRAIVYSRNH from the coding sequence ATGGCAGATCAGATACATTATCTGGAACAGGAGCTGACCCAACTGTTACAAACCGACAGTGGGCTGTTTCGGTTTCTTGAGTCCTCCACCCTCGACGGCCTCTGGTTCTGGGATCTGGAAAACCCCGATAACGAATGGTTCAGCGAAGGTTTCTGGAAAACACTCGGCTTTGACCCCGCCGGGAAAAAGCATCTCGCATCGGAGTGGCAGGATCTGATCAACCCGGATGATCTGAAACTGTCGCTGGAAAATTTCCACGCGCACTGCGCCGATCCCTCGCACCCGTATGATCAGGTAGTGCGCTACCGGCATCAGGATGGCTCCACTGTCTGGGTCCGCTGTCGTGGTATGGCGATCCGCAATGCCGCCGGCAAGCCGATCAGGATGCTGGGGGCGCATACCGATATCACCAGCCAGAAAAATATCGAAGAGCGCTATCTGCATAATCTGAAATCTCTGGAGCAGCAGTACGCAGAAACCCGGCTCGCGCTGGAAGAGATCGATCAACTGTTCCATGCGATGCCCGACGCGGTGTTACAGGTGGATGCCGATGGCAATATTGTCCGCGCCAACAGCGCCGCTACCACCCTGTTTGGCTACAGCCAGCAAACCCTCAGCAGCATGAAGGTTGAGCAACTGATTCCGAAACAGCACCGGGAAGGCCATATCAGACACCGCCAGGCGTACAGCGCCGATCCGTCGATCCGCGAGATGGGCCAGCGCGGTAAAGAGTTTTTCTGTCAGACTAAAAGCGGCGCTCAGGTGCCGGTCGAGATCAAGCTCAGTCCAGTGAAAACCCGTTTCGGTATGAACACCATCGCCGTGGTGCGCGATATCTCAGAAAACGAATCACTGAAACGCAATCTGGAGAAGACCCGGCGGGTCAACAAGGATCTTTATTCTCAGGCCACCACCGACTCGCTCACCGGCATTAACAACCGGGCCTGTTTCAATGAACGCGCGGCGGTGGAGTTTCTCCGCGCCAGACGGCTGTTCCTGAAAGCCTCGGTGATGATGATCGATATTGACGACTTTAAACGGATCAATGATGAACTCGGCCATCTGCAGGGGGATCTGGTTCTGAAGAAGGTGGCCGATCTGATTAAAGGCAACGTCCGCGAATATGATATCTTTGCCCGCTACGGGGGTGAGGAGTTTGTGGTTTATATGCCGGAAACCGCTGCGGATACCGCACTGGAAATCGCCGAGCGTATTATCCATACCATCCGCAACCACCGGGATCTGGATGAGATTCAGGGGATGGAAAAGCTGCCAACCCTGAGCATCGGGCTAGCCGAACTGGAGGCTGAAGATTACTCCCTGACGCCGCTGATTGAACGGGCCGATAACGCGCTCTATGATGCCAAGCGTTCTGGCAAAAACCGGGCAATCGTCTATTCCCGAAATCATTAA
- a CDS encoding carbon-nitrogen hydrolase family protein, with protein sequence MSIKVAISQKPPVLLDLQASLQRAVECVEEAAASGARLLMFPEAYLPGYPTWIWRLKPGADMALGNQLHALLRENAVNISGGDLAPLCQAAADHQMVLVVGMNERDAEFSGTTLYNTLVVIGDDGTILNRHRKLLPTNPERMVWGMGDASGLQVVETPLGRIGCLICWENYMPLARFALYAQNIDLYLAPTWDCGDTWLASMNHIAREGGCWVLSTATALQGSDIPDSFPGRDELFDPQEWINPGDAVVVKPFGGVVAGPLHQRAEILYADIEPEAARQARKSLDVAGHYGRPDLFRLEVDCQPKPPIHFSRPAK encoded by the coding sequence ATGAGTATCAAAGTGGCGATTAGCCAGAAACCGCCCGTGCTGCTGGATCTGCAGGCAAGCCTGCAACGTGCCGTGGAGTGTGTGGAGGAAGCGGCGGCCAGCGGCGCCCGGCTGCTGATGTTTCCGGAGGCCTACCTGCCCGGATATCCCACCTGGATCTGGCGGCTGAAACCCGGAGCCGATATGGCGCTGGGTAACCAGTTACATGCCCTGCTGCGAGAGAATGCGGTCAACATCAGCGGTGGTGATCTGGCACCTTTATGTCAGGCCGCTGCAGACCATCAGATGGTGCTGGTGGTAGGCATGAACGAACGGGATGCAGAATTCAGCGGCACCACCCTTTACAACACGCTGGTGGTGATCGGTGATGACGGCACAATACTGAATCGCCACCGTAAGCTTCTGCCCACTAACCCCGAACGGATGGTGTGGGGGATGGGGGATGCATCAGGTCTGCAGGTGGTGGAGACCCCGCTGGGGCGCATCGGTTGTCTGATCTGCTGGGAGAACTATATGCCTCTGGCACGGTTTGCGCTCTATGCCCAGAATATTGACCTTTATCTGGCCCCGACCTGGGATTGTGGCGATACCTGGCTGGCCTCCATGAATCATATTGCCCGTGAAGGCGGGTGCTGGGTGCTCAGCACCGCCACGGCGCTGCAGGGATCGGATATCCCGGATAGTTTCCCCGGGCGTGACGAGCTGTTTGATCCGCAGGAGTGGATCAATCCCGGTGATGCGGTGGTGGTGAAGCCGTTTGGTGGCGTCGTTGCCGGCCCGCTGCATCAGCGTGCGGAAATCCTGTATGCGGATATTGAGCCGGAAGCCGCACGTCAGGCGCGGAAGTCACTGGATGTGGCGGGTCATTATGGCAGGCCGGATCTGTTCCGGCTGGAGGTGGACTGTCAGCCAAAGCCACCGATACACTTTTCCCGCCCGGCCAAGTAG
- a CDS encoding methyl-accepting chemotaxis protein — MTAKGTINRRFGVFECDGLMAESRPLYNKNNHRTLFMFTLLLSPAIRLMNRMNYLYKFSLINLLFLIPLLGLAYLQLNEIAESRQMTRTGQLGINSLGQAIKQVELASELRDLAVIQGSGVELENERAGLKQEYLQGLEQLQQRLGTGASTTLMQQMDKLRQMVQEKNHVGAADSAFLFVKNNSLVLESWILVHRLSYETGVYQDRDPNNFILMKIALDSLESLLENQGQKRAFSAQVMKSGMLNSNLMDIMNQVMDSLLEDQTRLESSLRPIFATQGQFGSELVALANQLSDRLKQGTERFDNTLLVEEDLNHDWREYYQQDSATSRAAYALIYGALEYVADRLEARDQAENGYFIGLLSSIILIFLVTNYLMLAFNFSVRNSIQAILDTADGVADGDMTCRVQISNTDELGTLAQRFNQMTERMHQLLSEVTTTVAAVVSQAGQVGGIAQQSSEAVETQRRETDMVATAINQMVVSVQEVADRTQIASQESEEVDQQAVQGQRLVSNTLADIGQLSQDMDKAMQVIHLLVKDSDSITQVLDVIKGVAEQTNLLALNAAIEAARAGEQGRGFAVVADEVRTLAKRTQDATAEIEDMINRLQSGVSDAVQAMEVSHEKVGQTVTNSAEVGQTLEHISTAISRIVEFNTQIAATGEQQTMVANEIERNVQSISDVGSQTADGARGTAEACQQMTLQAERLQTMVASFRV; from the coding sequence TTGACGGCAAAAGGCACGATCAACCGGCGCTTCGGGGTGTTTGAGTGCGATGGCCTGATGGCTGAATCCCGGCCACTTTACAACAAGAATAATCACAGGACTCTGTTTATGTTTACCTTGCTGCTGTCTCCGGCGATCCGCCTGATGAACAGAATGAACTACCTCTATAAATTCTCCCTGATCAACCTGTTGTTTCTGATTCCGTTGCTGGGGCTGGCTTATCTGCAGCTCAATGAGATCGCTGAATCACGGCAGATGACCCGGACCGGGCAATTGGGTATCAACTCACTGGGTCAGGCCATCAAACAGGTGGAACTGGCTTCTGAGCTGCGTGATCTGGCGGTTATTCAGGGCAGCGGTGTCGAGCTTGAGAATGAACGCGCCGGGCTCAAGCAGGAATACCTGCAAGGGCTGGAGCAGTTACAGCAACGTCTGGGGACCGGGGCTTCGACGACGCTCATGCAGCAGATGGATAAACTGCGGCAGATGGTGCAGGAGAAGAACCATGTAGGCGCCGCAGACAGTGCCTTCCTGTTCGTGAAAAATAACAGTCTGGTGCTGGAGAGCTGGATTCTGGTACACCGCTTAAGCTACGAGACCGGGGTCTATCAGGACCGCGATCCGAATAACTTTATTCTGATGAAGATCGCCCTCGATAGTCTGGAATCGCTGCTGGAAAATCAGGGCCAGAAACGTGCATTCTCGGCACAGGTGATGAAATCCGGCATGCTCAACTCTAACCTGATGGATATTATGAATCAGGTGATGGATTCACTGCTGGAAGACCAGACCCGGCTGGAAAGCTCTCTGCGGCCGATTTTTGCGACGCAGGGGCAGTTTGGCAGTGAACTGGTAGCGCTGGCCAATCAGCTCAGCGACAGGCTGAAACAGGGTACTGAGCGCTTCGATAACACCCTGCTGGTGGAAGAGGATCTGAACCACGACTGGCGTGAATATTATCAGCAGGATTCCGCAACCAGCCGGGCTGCTTATGCTCTGATCTACGGAGCGCTTGAATATGTGGCAGACCGCCTTGAAGCCCGTGATCAGGCAGAAAACGGCTATTTTATCGGCTTACTCAGCAGCATCATCCTGATCTTTCTGGTCACTAACTACCTGATGCTGGCGTTTAACTTCTCGGTCCGTAACAGCATTCAGGCGATTCTGGATACGGCGGATGGTGTGGCTGACGGCGATATGACCTGCCGGGTACAGATCAGCAATACCGACGAGCTGGGCACTCTGGCGCAGCGCTTTAACCAGATGACCGAGCGGATGCATCAGTTGCTTTCAGAGGTGACTACCACGGTGGCTGCCGTGGTCTCTCAGGCCGGTCAGGTGGGCGGTATCGCTCAGCAGAGCAGCGAAGCGGTGGAGACTCAGCGTCGTGAGACCGATATGGTGGCCACGGCGATCAATCAGATGGTGGTCAGTGTGCAGGAGGTGGCTGACCGGACCCAGATCGCCTCTCAGGAAAGTGAAGAGGTTGATCAGCAGGCGGTTCAGGGGCAACGGCTGGTGAGCAACACGCTGGCGGATATTGGCCAGTTATCTCAGGATATGGATAAGGCGATGCAGGTGATCCACCTGCTGGTTAAAGACAGCGACAGCATCACTCAGGTGCTGGATGTGATCAAAGGGGTGGCCGAGCAAACCAATCTGCTGGCTCTGAATGCGGCGATCGAGGCCGCCCGTGCCGGAGAGCAGGGGCGGGGGTTTGCGGTGGTGGCGGATGAGGTCCGTACCCTGGCAAAACGTACTCAGGATGCGACCGCCGAGATTGAGGATATGATCAACCGGCTGCAATCCGGCGTCAGCGATGCGGTACAGGCGATGGAGGTCAGCCATGAGAAGGTCGGCCAGACTGTGACGAACTCCGCCGAGGTCGGTCAGACTCTGGAACATATCTCCACCGCCATCTCCCGTATTGTCGAGTTTAATACCCAGATTGCGGCGACCGGCGAGCAGCAAACCATGGTCGCGAATGAGATTGAACGTAACGTACAGTCGATCAGCGATGTGGGCAGCCAGACCGCCGACGGTGCACGCGGTACCGCAGAGGCCTGTCAGCAGATGACCCTGCAGGCAGAGAGATTGCAGACTATGGTGGCCAGTTTCCGGGTATAA
- a CDS encoding desulfoferrodoxin family protein codes for MDRRSFMRLSLAATASGVLIPTAALASDKMSGAGGIYYTKEQPGRWAAKAGGHVPLITLQKSGADTMVEVVTPHEMKEYEHFIVKHILLDKDYGFIDELMFDPTKDAQARSEYKLTGYTGAIYALSVCNKHDTWLSMAEV; via the coding sequence ATGGACAGAAGAAGTTTTATGCGTTTGAGTCTGGCGGCCACTGCCAGCGGAGTTCTGATTCCCACCGCCGCACTGGCATCTGACAAGATGAGCGGAGCCGGCGGTATCTACTACACCAAAGAACAACCGGGGCGCTGGGCAGCGAAAGCGGGCGGCCACGTACCGCTGATTACGCTGCAGAAATCCGGTGCGGATACCATGGTGGAGGTCGTCACACCCCACGAGATGAAGGAATATGAGCACTTTATCGTCAAACATATCCTGCTGGATAAGGACTACGGTTTTATCGATGAACTGATGTTTGACCCGACCAAAGATGCTCAGGCCCGCTCCGAGTACAAGCTGACCGGTTACACGGGTGCAATCTATGCGTTGAGTGTCTGCAACAAGCACGATACCTGGCTGAGTATGGCCGAAGTCTGA
- a CDS encoding substrate-binding periplasmic protein, with protein MRLSLSMLALLLISLNLPPNRADAASLQILTVDEPPSNYQVEQNGTLLLKGFAVEIVQAIQKSLGDYAAINLLPESRVIHMAMKQPNIALFSISRTTGREAQFHWITQVGVKQWVFYARGDFSGQPRNLEALDHTLRVAVVRGDIRESWLQQQGFTNLLLTASPGQSLRLLRQGRADLVLYEPQGVAYASRQQAFAADEFKPLFTAHRAPIYLAMSKGTHPKTVQRWQAAAESLHQSGVVRAINLRWADIIRQQWGYECQLVDDLLHC; from the coding sequence ATGCGCCTGTCCCTTTCCATGTTAGCCCTGTTACTGATCAGCCTGAATCTGCCACCGAACCGGGCAGATGCGGCTTCGTTACAGATTCTCACCGTCGATGAGCCACCCAGTAACTATCAGGTCGAACAGAATGGTACCCTCCTCCTGAAAGGTTTCGCCGTAGAGATCGTTCAGGCGATCCAGAAAAGCCTCGGTGACTATGCCGCCATCAACCTGCTACCGGAATCCCGGGTCATACATATGGCGATGAAGCAGCCGAACATTGCCCTATTCAGTATCTCGCGTACCACCGGGCGGGAAGCCCAGTTTCACTGGATCACACAGGTCGGGGTCAAACAGTGGGTTTTCTATGCCCGGGGAGACTTCAGCGGGCAACCCCGCAACCTTGAAGCGCTGGATCACACGCTGCGCGTTGCGGTGGTCAGAGGCGATATTCGGGAAAGCTGGCTGCAGCAGCAGGGGTTTACTAACCTGCTGCTGACCGCATCCCCCGGCCAGAGTCTGCGTCTGTTACGTCAGGGGCGAGCCGATCTGGTGCTTTATGAACCGCAGGGCGTGGCCTACGCCAGCCGGCAGCAGGCATTCGCCGCCGATGAGTTTAAACCGCTGTTTACGGCCCACCGCGCACCGATCTACCTCGCCATGTCGAAAGGTACCCACCCGAAAACGGTACAACGCTGGCAAGCCGCCGCTGAAAGTCTGCACCAGTCCGGCGTGGTCAGGGCCATCAATCTGCGCTGGGCAGATATTATCCGCCAGCAGTGGGGCTATGAATGCCAGTTAGTAGATGACCTGCTGCATTGCTGA
- a CDS encoding c-type cytochrome yields the protein MSIKTTLNCVLLSVLALNTPNLHAHGGATGVVKQRMDLMEDMKDAMKSVAAMFKGQTPYDADRVRAAAEVIRRHSGEHMTRLFPEGSLQHPSEAKPEIWEEWQRFSEMSQRLGVISEGLSRAADNYGDPAKDDSMMGGGQMMGSGHMMGADSMMGGSSGTEHRQHTAEEYGQMPVEMVFKMVSDNCSSCHTRYRVEDDK from the coding sequence ATGAGCATTAAAACCACACTGAATTGTGTACTGCTGTCTGTGTTGGCGCTGAATACACCGAACCTTCATGCCCACGGTGGTGCTACCGGTGTGGTGAAGCAGCGTATGGATCTGATGGAGGATATGAAAGACGCGATGAAGTCCGTAGCGGCGATGTTTAAAGGCCAGACTCCCTATGACGCTGATCGGGTAAGGGCTGCTGCAGAGGTGATCAGGCGTCACTCCGGTGAGCATATGACCCGTTTGTTTCCCGAAGGAAGCCTGCAGCACCCTTCGGAAGCCAAACCCGAGATCTGGGAGGAGTGGCAGCGTTTTTCAGAAATGTCACAGCGTCTGGGCGTTATCAGTGAGGGGCTCTCCCGTGCAGCAGACAATTACGGCGACCCGGCTAAAGATGATTCGATGATGGGTGGCGGCCAGATGATGGGGTCGGGTCATATGATGGGTGCTGACAGTATGATGGGCGGTTCATCCGGCACTGAGCACAGGCAGCATACGGCCGAAGAATACGGCCAGATGCCGGTAGAAATGGTCTTTAAAATGGTCAGTGATAACTGCTCCTCCTGCCATACCCGTTATCGGGTCGAGGACGATAAATGA
- a CDS encoding c-type cytochrome has translation MRKGLALSLGLIPLLVVAGISLRPEPAELPSLDGLSGDIKRGAYLARASGCIACHTDFANGGAALAGGAALETPFGRFVAPNLTTDPEHGIGGWSIDDFSRALRHGISPQGEPYYPAFPYTFYTRFSDQDIADLWAAFQTVPPVARKAPQHQLGFPYNLRFGLTLWQGLYFEPQRFQAEADKSEAYNRGAYLVTAASHCAACHTPRNLLGAIDHHAPFSGAGSLLDGGGQVPPITPQALTRNGWTELDLAYALQTGVKHDGDAFGGSMGEVVREGTGFMRKEDLRAIAHYLFNRE, from the coding sequence ATGAGAAAAGGGCTCGCGCTGAGTCTGGGGCTGATTCCGCTATTGGTAGTGGCGGGCATCAGCCTGCGGCCTGAACCGGCAGAGCTGCCCTCTCTGGACGGGCTGTCCGGCGATATTAAGCGCGGTGCCTATCTGGCAAGGGCATCGGGCTGCATTGCCTGTCATACGGACTTCGCTAACGGTGGTGCTGCACTGGCGGGTGGAGCGGCGCTGGAAACACCTTTTGGCCGTTTTGTCGCCCCGAACCTGACGACTGATCCGGAGCACGGCATCGGAGGCTGGAGTATTGATGACTTCAGCCGTGCCCTGCGTCACGGGATCAGTCCACAGGGGGAGCCCTACTATCCGGCGTTCCCCTACACCTTCTATACCCGATTCAGTGATCAGGATATTGCCGACCTCTGGGCAGCTTTTCAGACTGTGCCGCCGGTCGCCCGGAAGGCCCCGCAGCATCAGCTTGGTTTCCCCTACAATCTGCGTTTTGGTCTGACTCTCTGGCAGGGGCTCTATTTTGAGCCACAGCGGTTTCAGGCCGAAGCGGATAAAAGCGAAGCGTATAATCGGGGGGCTTATCTGGTCACGGCAGCCAGTCACTGTGCCGCCTGTCATACGCCGCGTAATCTGCTGGGCGCCATTGATCACCATGCGCCTTTCAGTGGTGCCGGGTCACTGCTTGACGGGGGCGGTCAGGTTCCGCCGATCACGCCTCAGGCTCTGACCCGCAATGGCTGGACTGAACTGGATCTGGCCTATGCGCTGCAGACCGGTGTTAAACATGATGGTGATGCGTTTGGTGGCAGTATGGGCGAAGTGGTCCGTGAGGGGACCGGGTTTATGCGTAAAGAGGACCTGCGTGCCATCGCGCACTATCTGTTTAACCGCGAATAA